The following nucleotide sequence is from Longimicrobiales bacterium.
TGAGACAAATCACGCAGTCGGGGGCCCATTCTGCGAAACACGTCTGAGGGGCCTCTGATATGGTCGCTCGCGGAGTCGGGCTCAGCGGCCGCCCGTCGACCCAGTTCTAGCGCCGCCACAATCCGCGCTGACGTGGCTCGTCCCACGCCTGATATGGCCTCGAGTTCTGAGACATCGAGCGCCGCCAGCCGTCTCATCGATCCATCGGCTCGGTCCCAGAGAACCCTTCCCACCTCTTGAGCTGACATGCTCGAAGTGCCGGTCCCGATTACGGCGGCAAGCAGCTCTGCTACGGTCAGGCCGCGAGGGCCGAGAGAACGAATACGTTCACGGGGTCGATCAGGGTCTGAAGTAAGCACCCACGACGATCACATAAGGCGACCGTCGCTGACATGGCGGAATGAGACCTACACGACCATCCGCATCACAACAGCGTCTTCCTTCGGCGCTTCGTAGTACTTCTTCCGCACACCGACTTCACTGAAGCCGAAGGACCGGTACAGGTCCGCCGCCGCCGTGTTCGAGGCGCGCACCTCGAGGTAGACCGTCTCGACACCCTGGTCTTTCGCAAGCGCGAACATTTGATCCAGGAGTCGTCGGGCATATCCCTGGCGGGCAAATTCGGGGCGGACCGCGACGTTGGCCAATTCACCCTGATCCAGAATGCACCACATCACCCCGTAGGCGATGATTCCGGCGTCATCATGTTCCACCACCCACAGCTCTGCGCCAGGGCGGTCCACGAGCCCCTCGAACGTGCGGGAACTCCACGGCACGGAGAATTGCTGGCCTTCGATGCCTAGGACACCGTCGATGTCCTCCCGGCGCATCGGCCGGATCGTGGCGTTGTGCGGCGCCCCGGAAGTCGCGGCATCTGCCACGTCAGCCCTTCCAGGCTTTGTCGGGCTGCCATTCGCGGATGTACCTCGGCTCCCAATCCTTCACTGCCTCGACAGCTTGAGTGTCCGGGTGCAGGGCCAGATATCGGAGTAGCGCATCCGCCGTCGGGTGCGTCGCCGGTTCCGGGGCGACCTCGAATCCCGCGCCAACGATCGCCGCCCTATGGCGGTCCGCCCCGTCCCCGAGGAAAATCGAACCCGGGGGTACTTCAGCGTCGAGTACATCTCGAAGCGAACCGCCGTGAGGCGGCACGAGGGTCTCGACCCCTATGCGCCCGATTCCATAACAGGCGCCGTACACCCGGTCGCCCCTGGCATCGAACAAAACGTAGCGAACGCCCCCGCCATCCAAGGCCAGCGCAGTGGCGGCCAAGCTCGAGATGGCCCAGAGCGGGCACTTCCATCCGTAGATCAACCCTTTCGCCGTCGCTGCGGCTACGCGTACGCCAGTGAATGAACCCGGCCCCTCACCAACCACGATGCCGGCAACTTCCTCGCGATCGAGTCCCGCTTCTTCGAGCACCTCGTCGATCGCCGGAATGAGTCGCGACGCGTGTGCTGCCCGTTCGGTGAGGACTATACGAGCCATCACCTCGCCACCTTGAGCCACGGCCACGGAGCCGATGGAGCCCGAGGTGTCGAACGCGAGATAGAACCGATCTAAATGAAAGGAGGTCATGACCCAGATACCGACATCGGGAACGCCGCCAAATCCGGAGGCGACCCGACACGATCGACTCCGACTTCTCGGACCTTGTAGTCGTCGTCAGGCACCGTCAGGTCGATGATCCAATAGTCCTTCGGCATCAGGTCTTCGGCACGGCCCGGCCACTCGACCAGCACGATCTCGTGATCGGCGCCGAGTTGCTGCCACCCGAGCTCCCAAAGCTCATCCGGCGACTCCAACCGATAAAGGTCTAGGTGTACGATCTCGAGGCCATCGTCCGCCGGGTATCGGAAGAGGAGGTTGTAGGACGGCGACGGCATCGCTTGGGAGACACCCGCACCTTCACCGATCGCTCGGGCCAGGACCGACTTCCCCGCCCCGAGCTCACCGCGGAGCCCGATGACCATAGGCGTCACGCTCGTGGACCCAATACGGTGCCCCCAACGCGCGAGGCTGGCTTCGTCGAGCCTCATCCCTGGAACTGCCTCATGCCTTGGCAGGAAACCCCTTGAGCCAATCGGCTGTGAGCCTGAGTCCCTCATGGAGCGGGACCTTCACCTGATATCCGAGCCGGTCCCGGATCTTGGTCAGATCCGCCAGCGAGTCGCGAACGTCCCCTGCCCGGCCAGGACCGTATTCGGCCTCACCTTCAACACCGAGCGCTTCACGAATCGCTTCCCAGAGACCCGTCACGCTGATCCGGTCGCCGCATCCCACATTGAAGACTTCGCCGCTCACACCGTCAGCCGGGGCCGTCGCTGCGAGTAGATTCGCCTGAACGACGTTCTCGATGTAGGTGAAGTCACGGGTCTGGCCCCCATCCCCGTAGATCACGGGGGCACGGCCCTCGAGCGCCGCCGTGATGAAGAGCGGGATGACGGCGGAGTAGATCGACTTAGGATCCTGGCGGGGACCGAAGACGTTGAAGTAGCGGAGCACCACCGTCTCAAGCCCGAATAGCTTCGGGAAGACCTGTGCGTAGTGTTCTCCAGCGAGCTTCGCGACCGCATAAGGTGAGAGCGGCAGCGACGGCATCGTCTCGACCTTCGGCAGAGTCGGCGTGTTCCCGTATGCCGAGGACGATCCCGCGCCTACGAAACGCTTCACACCTGCAGCATGCGCCGCCGTGAGCATGTTGAGCGTGCCCGTGGCCGCCGCGTGGTGCGACAACAACGGGTCATCAACTGAGCGAGAGACAGAGCCGATGGCCGCCTGATGCAGCACATAATCCATGTCGGCACACGCCGCGTCACACGCGGCACGGTCCGTGATCGAAGCCTCGTGCAGGTCGATACGGTCCGCGAAGTCTGCCAAGTTCTCGCGCTTGCCGGTCGAGAAGTCGTCGATGACTCGGACCCTCGCACCTGCATCGAGAAGTCGCTCAACGAGGTTCGATCCGATGAAACCGGCTCCGCCGGTCACCAGAAAGGACTTGTAGGAAAGCTTCGTCATGGCTTTGGGTGTCGGTGGCGGCTGGGCAGAATCGCTCCGCGGAATCTAGCGGTTCTCATTTGCGATACAGCCCCTCGGCATCGATAAAGGCAGCAACCTCAGGCTGCAGGTCGGCGACAGCATGCCCCCCCTGAGCAATCGTATTTCGGATCTGCGTAGAGGAAACGTCCACGCGAGTGACCGGCACGAATTGGGCGCGTTCCGCTCCGGGCACATCAGGCACATGGTCCGGTGCAGCGACACCGTTCCGGTCCATCACCACGAGCGTCGCCATGCGTAAGATCTCTTCCGGCGCGCGCCAACTCTGGAACGACGCGAATTGATCTGCCCCGAGAATCAAGAAGAGCTCCGCCTCAGGGTACACCTCCCGAATCTCTCTCACCGTGTCGACCGTGTACGAAGGACCTTCCCTGCGGATCTCCGTTGCACTCACCGCGAAGCGGACGTCGTCCACAATCGCCTCGCGCACCATCTCGAGGCGGAGCGGTGCCGGAGTCAGATCCTGACGCGACTTATGGGGAGGATCGCCTGCCGGAATCCACAACACTCGATCCAAGGCCAGCACATCCGCCACGTCGCCCGCAACCGTGGCATGGCCAATGTGGGGCGGATCGAAGGTGCCCCCAAAAAGACCGATCCGGAGGGGTACGGCAGCGGCGCTACTAGGAGCCGGAACCACCGCTACTCTGGAGCAAGGTTGCTGCTGCGGAATCGGGATAGCGACTCAGGAGCAACTCCTTCGCCTCGTCCGCTAGATCCTGGTACCCAATGGCCACGTTCGAATGGTACACGCCTGCCAGCGCCATCGGCGCGAACTCAGTCTCGGTGTAGAGATTCGCAACAAACTCAAAGTATTTGATCGCGGAGTCGTAGAGTTTGCGCCGAAAGTAGAAATCTCCGGTCATGTACTCTTTCTCGGCAAGCTTCACGCGCATCGAGTTCGATAGCTGAGCCGCTTCAGCAGACTGAGGCGTCCCCGCATAGTCGACCACCACGTTCCTGCAGACGAGGATGGCGTCGTTCGTGAACGTCTGATCACGCGGCATAACAGGAGACAACGACGCGAGCGAGCGACAAACGCCAAGCGCTGCCACAGGGGCGTCACCCTCACCTGCATAGCGGTCTAAATAACGGACGTACTCGGCGCGAGCCGTTAGGAAGTCCTGGGCACCGAAGTGTGCGTGGGCGAGCATGAGTCGCGCCTCAGGCACACGGTCCCAATCTCCGAAGGACAGCAGCAGGCGGTCGAGGGCTTCAGCGGCGTTGAGGTACCCACCCTCCGAATACTCCTGGGTCGCCGTGGCATAAAGCGCCTCAGCGTCCATCCCCTGATAGGGAGACGCAGTGCTACCGCACGCGGCCAGCGCGAGGGCAAGGGCGAGAATTCCGAAACGTCGGGTCATGTTTAGCATCGGCGGTGGATACACTGCGCGTGTCTGTGGGTTTCCTATTACCTGCACCGGCCATCACGAAGCCGTTCTAGGCCTCGGCCGAAGCGAATTTCATCGAAGCGAGCCTGTGCTCGGTCCACCAGCGAACCGGCCTGATCTGCATAACGCACCTGAGCGTACGCCTCCATGGACCGTTCGCACTCGCCCATCTCAGCGAGAATCTCGCCTTTCTCGAACCAGGCCTGACCTTGGATGTTACGGGGCTCCCCGACTTCGACGGCTCGCGTGATCAACAAGAGCGCTTCTTCGAGCTCTTCCGGCTCAAGAGAGGACCGACTGCGCAGGTCTCGGGCTCGCGTAAACGCACACGTCCCGATGTACCAATCGACCTCTCCTCGCTGCCACGGGCGAACCATCTCACGGAAACGTTCGAAGTAGATGAGTGCATGCTGACAATCACCGATCTCCTCGTATGCGTTCCCCACTTCGAAGACGATCTCAGGTGCCGAATCCGTTGCCTCGGCCATCGCCTTCTGATAAAAAGGCAGCGCCCGACCGTATTCGCCGTTCTCGAAATAGTGGCGGGCAAGCGGCAGTGACATCGTGCCGACGCCGATTCCTGCCCGCAGGCGAAGGGCCGTCTCGACCGCCGTAGCCATCGCGAATCGATCGTCGGTGGACTGAGCGTCACGGGCCAAGTACATGAGGTCCGAGACGGCTTGGTCGACCAAGCCAGGGTCCTTCGACGCAGCTTCTTCGTAGAAGTCGCCTGCGTCGTCCACGCGGCCCATCGTCGCATACGTGTGCGCAACCCGTGCCACGACTAGGGGATCTTCCGCGCCCTGCCGCACAGCGAGGCGGTACTCAGCCAACGCCTCGTCGTAATTCCCCATGGCGAAAGCCTCGTCACCACGCCTTACGGCGGTTTCCTCCGTCCCACGTGTGGTGCACGCACCCACGGTGGCGGTGGCCAGAACAGCCATCAAGAGGAGTTTACGCATGGTAGGCTTCAAACAATCGGGGGGAGATCAGCGGCCCGCAGGCCTAAGTTCAGAATAATAGTAGCAAGGATCGGGCCTACCCTGCCTCTTTGCTGGCCTCGGACTCGTGGACGCACGGAAAGCTGACCCCCGCAGATGCCAGGTAAGCGCGGGGGAGCACATCCTCGGGATCTTCCGCGGCACACTGCTTCCACGCTCGGACCGCCCCCTGGGTAGAGGTCCCCTAAGTGCGCGTGTGTGATGGCGAGACGGCATTGTTGTGGACGTCAGCGAAGTACGGGTAGTCCGCTAAGACGCCCAGGAAGGCCTGGAGCGCACCTTCCCGAAGTCATCTCGCTCCCAGGCGCTTACACCGCGCCGGACGAGTTGGCGGGCTTCCTTCTTTGGTTGAAAGCCTAGGACTCCGTCGCTTCCACCATCACGGCTTCGACGTGATCTGCGACGTATGCCATGTCATCCAAGTCGAGCGTGTGATCCACCTGGAACATCAAGCTCGTGCGTCCAAGCTCGGCGGCGACGGGAAGCGGATCCGGCAAGGACCACCCGCGCGCCGCAAAGGCAGGCTCGCGGTAGATCTCCGGACAACTCCCGCCGAAACAAGGTGCGTTCCTGTCTTTGACGCCCTGAAGGACCCGGTCGCGATCCCAGCCCGGCCTGAGCGCGCTTGGGTCTAGATAGACGTGCAGCTTGTACCACGCGGGCCCGACGTGCGCCGGCGGGTTCGGAACACGAAGCCCAGCTATTTGACGAAATCGGTCCATGAGGTAGTCGGCGTTTCGTGCCCGGACCGCCGCCCACGAGGGCAGCTTCTTCAACTGCCTACGCCCGATGGCACTTTGTACTTCGGTCATCCGTGCGTTGCTGCCAAAGTCCGCGTGGATCCACTTGTAGGCCGGAGACTCGGCCGCACCGGCCATGAGGACGGGGTCCGTCCCGTTATTCTTATACATGATCATCGACCGAGCGAGGTCATCGTCATTGGTCACGACGAGTCCCCCTTCCCCGGCCGTTGTCATGATCTTGTCCTGGCAAAACGAGAACGTAGAAATCCGCCCAAAGGTGCCGACCTGCCTGCCTCGATACGTCGCCCCGTGCGCCTGAGCGCAGTCCTCGACAAGGTGCGCGCCACGCTCGGCGCACACGGCCTGGAGATCATCCATCTCCGCAGGCCACCCCCCGAGGTGGACCACGGTCACGACCTTGGTGTTCGGCGTCCACGCGGCAGCCACGGTTTCCGCAGTAAGGTTGCCACTTTCTCGATCCACATCGGCCACGACCGGACGCGCGCCAACAGCCACTGCCGCAGCGGCCGTCGCAATAAAGGTGCGCGCGGGCACGATGACGTCGTCCCCGGGCCCCACACCGAGGGCCCTATAGGCCAACTCAAGCGCGACCGTCCCGTTCGAGAGGGCGACGGCGTGGCGACTCCCAAGGTAGGTTGCGCACTCGGCCTCGAAGGCACGGCCCTCTTCGCCGGTCAAATAGTTGACACGACCCGACTCGAGGACGCGCTGTGCGGCCATCAATTCGTCTTGCTCGAACCGAGGCCAACGCGTCCATCCGGGTTGAATGGCGCCCGACACTAGTCCTCCACCCGCCCACCACCGACGCCGGTGATGGTCATAATCAGATACTTGATGTCGCCTCTCACACGGTAGTTCAACACGTACTCGCGATTTAGTCGGACCTTGGCTGGGAACAGAACATCTTCGTTGTAACGGTCGGGATCTGGAACCCCTTGGAGCAAACGCTCTTCGTCGCGGAAACGAAGAGTGGCGGGGCCGGTCACACCCGGCCGTACCGCCAAGATTATCCGGTCTTCCTCCGCCAGTCCTTCATAAAGCTCCGGCATGTCGGGTCGCGGGCCGACTAGACTCATGTCCCCGACGACTACGTTCCACAACTGCGGGAGTTCATCGAGCTTGAATCGCCGCAGAAAACCGCCGAATCGAGTGACCCGGGGATCCCCCAAAACCGTGACGTGGGTCGCGGGACCGCCGGGTCGCATCGTGCGGATTTTGTGGAGTCGGAACCGCTGCCCGCCGCGGCCCATGCGCTCTTGGCTGAAGATGCCCGACGCGCCCGTCTCCCACCGGGCAACCACTCCGAGTAGCACCAGCAGCGGTGCCGACAGAACCAATGCCGGCACACAAAGGCCAAGGTCCAGAAATCTCTTGAGGAATCGACTCGCCGGAGTCAATGGATGGGAGGAACCATCACCGAGTCCAGGCATACCCCGTCCTCTCCATGGTGGGCCGGATCAGATGTTCCAGTGCGCCCACCTCGTCGGCCGAGAGGCGCTCTGCCCACCGACTTACACTCCCATCGCGAATGAGCGCTGCCGCCGCATCCAAGTCGACCTCAGGCACCCGCGCGTCTAAGCGCCACGACGCTGCTGATGCGCCGTCAGTCAGCCACTCGGCCAGGCGCCCAAGCTCATGCCTCGGCTCAGCGACGAAGTCCTCGTACCGAATCCTGATCGAGTCAAAGGGGCCTAGTTCGCTCAATGCCTGTGAAGAGGCATCAACGCACTCGCTCCACTGCTTGCCACAGACACGCAGCACGGATCCGGACCGCACCCAAGCATCCATACCGTCAAAGCGGGGGCCCCAGCTGGAAAGGCTACGCTCGCCCGACACGAGCTGCTTGATTCTGCCGGCCACGAAACGTGCGCCATACCTGGGGAGGTCCGAGGCGGGCACGAAACGGGCCTTTCGTGCGATGTAACTGAGAGACGTCCCCGATGTCCAACGCTCCCGGGCGGACACGACAGCATCTCGCCCGTCACGGACGATCTGGATGAAACGAGCCTCGGGAAACACGGCCTTCACGAACGCGACCCGTAACGAGGTCGCACAGGTCTTCTCGACCAAGACACCATCCAGTCCGGTGCCCACGAACCGCGCCTGCGCCCGTCGAAAGGCCCCCCGCAGGTACGCACTCACCTCAGGCGTCGCATGAGCGGCGGTCAGCTCATCGCTCGGATGGCCGGCGTTCCCATGACGCCACAACGGGTTGATCTCATCACACGGCCATGTCCCGAATCCGGGAAGCGACACAAGAGCGTCGCGGAGGACGTTCGTTCCGGATCGAGCCGCCCCCACAATGATCAGTGGCCGCAGACTTTTCGCGTCCGTCAAACGGGCTGCGCCAGCGACTCTCCCAATGCGGCGCTCGCCTCTTCAGCGGTCTCTTCAGACAAGAGCTTCGTCGCAGCCTCCTGATCCGACGTCCATACGGACGTACACGGGATGGCGCCACGGTCGCATCGA
It contains:
- the radC gene encoding DNA repair protein RadC, translating into MLTSDPDRPRERIRSLGPRGLTVAELLAAVIGTGTSSMSAQEVGRVLWDRADGSMRRLAALDVSELEAISGVGRATSARIVAALELGRRAAAEPDSASDHIRGPSDVFRRMGPRLRDLSQEEFHSLLLDTRHRVVREVLVTRGILDASLVHPREVFRAAVAEGASGLVLVHNHPSGDPTPSAEDRAVTRQLADAGRVLGIPVLDHVVVGRGRWASAMEDPKGATR
- the rimI gene encoding ribosomal protein S18-alanine N-acetyltransferase translates to MADAATSGAPHNATIRPMRREDIDGVLGIEGQQFSVPWSSRTFEGLVDRPGAELWVVEHDDAGIIAYGVMWCILDQGELANVAVRPEFARQGYARRLLDQMFALAKDQGVETVYLEVRASNTAAADLYRSFGFSEVGVRKKYYEAPKEDAVVMRMVV
- the tsaB gene encoding tRNA (adenosine(37)-N6)-threonylcarbamoyltransferase complex dimerization subunit type 1 TsaB gives rise to the protein MTSFHLDRFYLAFDTSGSIGSVAVAQGGEVMARIVLTERAAHASRLIPAIDEVLEEAGLDREEVAGIVVGEGPGSFTGVRVAAATAKGLIYGWKCPLWAISSLAATALALDGGGVRYVLFDARGDRVYGACYGIGRIGVETLVPPHGGSLRDVLDAEVPPGSIFLGDGADRHRAAIVGAGFEVAPEPATHPTADALLRYLALHPDTQAVEAVKDWEPRYIREWQPDKAWKG
- the tsaE gene encoding tRNA (adenosine(37)-N6)-threonylcarbamoyltransferase complex ATPase subunit type 1 TsaE; the encoded protein is MRLDEASLARWGHRIGSTSVTPMVIGLRGELGAGKSVLARAIGEGAGVSQAMPSPSYNLLFRYPADDGLEIVHLDLYRLESPDELWELGWQQLGADHEIVLVEWPGRAEDLMPKDYWIIDLTVPDDDYKVREVGVDRVGSPPDLAAFPMSVSGS
- a CDS encoding SDR family oxidoreductase, producing the protein MTKLSYKSFLVTGGAGFIGSNLVERLLDAGARVRVIDDFSTGKRENLADFADRIDLHEASITDRAACDAACADMDYVLHQAAIGSVSRSVDDPLLSHHAAATGTLNMLTAAHAAGVKRFVGAGSSSAYGNTPTLPKVETMPSLPLSPYAVAKLAGEHYAQVFPKLFGLETVVLRYFNVFGPRQDPKSIYSAVIPLFITAALEGRAPVIYGDGGQTRDFTYIENVVQANLLAATAPADGVSGEVFNVGCGDRISVTGLWEAIREALGVEGEAEYGPGRAGDVRDSLADLTKIRDRLGYQVKVPLHEGLRLTADWLKGFPAKA
- the nadD gene encoding nicotinate-nucleotide adenylyltransferase, translated to MVPAPSSAAAVPLRIGLFGGTFDPPHIGHATVAGDVADVLALDRVLWIPAGDPPHKSRQDLTPAPLRLEMVREAIVDDVRFAVSATEIRREGPSYTVDTVREIREVYPEAELFLILGADQFASFQSWRAPEEILRMATLVVMDRNGVAAPDHVPDVPGAERAQFVPVTRVDVSSTQIRNTIAQGGHAVADLQPEVAAFIDAEGLYRK
- the bamD gene encoding outer membrane protein assembly factor BamD, with protein sequence MTRRFGILALALALAACGSTASPYQGMDAEALYATATQEYSEGGYLNAAEALDRLLLSFGDWDRVPEARLMLAHAHFGAQDFLTARAEYVRYLDRYAGEGDAPVAALGVCRSLASLSPVMPRDQTFTNDAILVCRNVVVDYAGTPQSAEAAQLSNSMRVKLAEKEYMTGDFYFRRKLYDSAIKYFEFVANLYTETEFAPMALAGVYHSNVAIGYQDLADEAKELLLSRYPDSAAATLLQSSGGSGS
- a CDS encoding tetratricopeptide repeat protein, which gives rise to MRKLLLMAVLATATVGACTTRGTEETAVRRGDEAFAMGNYDEALAEYRLAVRQGAEDPLVVARVAHTYATMGRVDDAGDFYEEAASKDPGLVDQAVSDLMYLARDAQSTDDRFAMATAVETALRLRAGIGVGTMSLPLARHYFENGEYGRALPFYQKAMAEATDSAPEIVFEVGNAYEEIGDCQHALIYFERFREMVRPWQRGEVDWYIGTCAFTRARDLRSRSSLEPEELEEALLLITRAVEVGEPRNIQGQAWFEKGEILAEMGECERSMEAYAQVRYADQAGSLVDRAQARFDEIRFGRGLERLRDGRCR
- a CDS encoding DegT/DnrJ/EryC1/StrS family aminotransferase, with the translated sequence MSGAIQPGWTRWPRFEQDELMAAQRVLESGRVNYLTGEEGRAFEAECATYLGSRHAVALSNGTVALELAYRALGVGPGDDVIVPARTFIATAAAAVAVGARPVVADVDRESGNLTAETVAAAWTPNTKVVTVVHLGGWPAEMDDLQAVCAERGAHLVEDCAQAHGATYRGRQVGTFGRISTFSFCQDKIMTTAGEGGLVVTNDDDLARSMIMYKNNGTDPVLMAGAAESPAYKWIHADFGSNARMTEVQSAIGRRQLKKLPSWAAVRARNADYLMDRFRQIAGLRVPNPPAHVGPAWYKLHVYLDPSALRPGWDRDRVLQGVKDRNAPCFGGSCPEIYREPAFAARGWSLPDPLPVAAELGRTSLMFQVDHTLDLDDMAYVADHVEAVMVEATES
- a CDS encoding sugar transferase, with the protein product MPGLGDGSSHPLTPASRFLKRFLDLGLCVPALVLSAPLLVLLGVVARWETGASGIFSQERMGRGGQRFRLHKIRTMRPGGPATHVTVLGDPRVTRFGGFLRRFKLDELPQLWNVVVGDMSLVGPRPDMPELYEGLAEEDRIILAVRPGVTGPATLRFRDEERLLQGVPDPDRYNEDVLFPAKVRLNREYVLNYRVRGDIKYLIMTITGVGGGRVED
- a CDS encoding sulfotransferase, which codes for MTDAKSLRPLIIVGAARSGTNVLRDALVSLPGFGTWPCDEINPLWRHGNAGHPSDELTAAHATPEVSAYLRGAFRRAQARFVGTGLDGVLVEKTCATSLRVAFVKAVFPEARFIQIVRDGRDAVVSARERWTSGTSLSYIARKARFVPASDLPRYGARFVAGRIKQLVSGERSLSSWGPRFDGMDAWVRSGSVLRVCGKQWSECVDASSQALSELGPFDSIRIRYEDFVAEPRHELGRLAEWLTDGASAASWRLDARVPEVDLDAAAALIRDGSVSRWAERLSADEVGALEHLIRPTMERTGYAWTR